The genomic interval TTCTGCAGAACCTGCGGTGCCGATGAGCTGCAGGCCCAAGGCCTTGGCCCACTGGCTGGCGATCAGGCCCACGCCCCCGGCGGCGGCGTGAAACAGCACGAAGTCGCCGGGCTGCAGGCCGCCCTGGGGCAGGGTTTTCTTCAGCAGGTACTGCGCGGTCAGGCCCTTGAGCATCATGGCCGCGCCGGTGTCAAAGCTGATGGCATCGGGCAGTTTGCAGACGCAGGTGGCGGGCATCACGCGGCGCTCGCAGTAGCTGCCGGGAGGCGCGCTGGCGTAGGCGGCGCGGTCGCCCACCTGCAGGTGGGTCACGCCCTCGCCTACCGCCTCGACCACACCGGCGGCTTCCATGCCCAACTGCACCGGCAGGTTTTGCGGGTACAGGCCGCTGCGCTGGTACACGTCGATGAAGTTCAGGCCGATGGCGTGGTGGCGGATGCGGATCTGGCCCGGGCCGGGCTCGCCCACGTCCACCTCGGTGAGGGTCAACACTTCGGGGCCACCGTGCTGGTGGATCTGGATGGCTTGGCTGCGCATAGGGAATTCTCCTGAAAATAGTGAGGACTTACGCAGCGCCCCTGTATCGCCCTGCGGGCTTACAGGGGGAACTTGCGTAAGTCCAGATAGTTCGCCCGCATCCTGCCACGAAAGCCCAGGTAAAGTGCGCGCCATGCAAGAACGCCTTACTTTTCGCACCGCCCTGCTGCTGGCTTTTGGACCGCTGATGTGGGCGGGCAATGCGGTGGTGGGCCGGGTGGTGCACACCCTGGTGCCGCCCATCACCCTGAACTTTTTGCGCTGGGCGCTGGCGTTTGCGATTTTGCTGCCCTTGGGCGGTTGGGTTTTGAAGCGCGGCAGCGGGCTGTGGTCGCACTGGCGGCGGTTTGCGCTGCTGGGGCTGCTGGGCGTGGGGCTGTACAACGCACTGCAGTACATGGCGCTGCAGACCTCCAGCCCGATCAACGTGACCCTGGTGGGCGCCAGTCTGCCGATGTGCATGCTGGTGGTGGGTGCGCTGTTCTTTGGGGCCAGCGTGTCGCGCCAGCAGGTACTGGGCGCGCTGCTGTCGCTGGCCGGGGTGCTGCTGGTGCTGAGCCGGGGCGAATGGCAACAGCTGCTGGGCCTGCGCCTGGTGCTGGGCGATGTGTTCATGCTGCTGGCCACGGTGTCGTGGTCTTTTTACAGCTGGCAGCTGACCCTGCCGCGCGACCCGCCCACCGTGCGCGCCGACTGGGCGGCGTTTTTGCTGGCGCAGATCACGTTTGGCCTGCTGTGGTCGGGCGGCATGACGGCGGTGGAATGGGGCCTGGGCGCGGCCCCCATCCAGTGGGGCTGGCCGCTGGCTGCCGCCCTGGTGTATGTGGCCGTGGGCCCGGCGGTGCTGGCCTACCGCGCCTGGGGCGCGGGCATGCAGCGGGTGGGGCCGAACGTGGCCGGGCTGTTTATCAACCTGACGCCGCTGTTTGCCACGGTGCTGTCCGCCGCCTTTCTGGGCGAGTGGCCGCACCTGTACCACGGGCTGGCGTTTGGGCTGATCGTGGGTGGAATCTGGGTGTCGGCGCGGCGTTGACGCTACATATTCAGTAGCTACTCACGCTTATTGAATAAGCGCTGGCGGCCTAAAAGGCATCAAGTTTTCCAGAGGTTCCCGGCAAAGCGTGCGCCAAAACGCAGCTTGCTGCGGTCCCACGGCGTGAAGCGCGGGA from Comamonadaceae bacterium OS-1 carries:
- the qorA gene encoding quinone oxidoreductase 1, yielding MRSQAIQIHQHGGPEVLTLTEVDVGEPGPGQIRIRHHAIGLNFIDVYQRSGLYPQNLPVQLGMEAAGVVEAVGEGVTHLQVGDRAAYASAPPGSYCERRVMPATCVCKLPDAISFDTGAAMMLKGLTAQYLLKKTLPQGGLQPGDFVLFHAAAGGVGLIASQWAKALGLQLIGTAGSAEKCALALANGAAYAINYAAEDFVARVKEITGGQGVKVVYDSVGKDTFEKSLDCLRPFGLLASFGNASGPVAPFAPGILGPKGSLYLTRATLFSHITTRESTQAMADDLFAVVASGQVQIHIGQRYALADVQQAHRDLEARKTTGCTILTL